The Malus domestica chromosome 10, GDT2T_hap1 genome contains a region encoding:
- the LOC108174222 gene encoding large ribosomal subunit protein uL6m-like, producing the protein MEAKFFRFLKIVGVGYKARAEAEGRMLYLKLGYSHEVELTVPPAVRVFCFKNNVVCCTGIDKDRVHQFAAAVRSCKPPEVYKGKGIMYVDEVIKKKQGKKSK; encoded by the coding sequence ATGGAAGCCAAATTTTTTCGATTTCTTAAGATTGTGGGTGTGGGTTACAAGGCCCGAGCGGAAGCCGAAGGACGCATGTTGTATCTGAAATTGGGTTACAGTCATGAGGTTGAATTGACCGTTCCTCCTGCTGTTCGGGTTTTCTGCTTCAAGAACAATGTAGTTTGCTGCACCGGAATTGATAAAGATAGGGTGCACCAGTTTGCTGCCGCTGTTCGTAGTTGTAAGCCACCCGAGGTCTACAAGGGAAAGGGTATAATGTATGTCGACGAAGTTATTAAGAAGAAGCAAGGAAAGAAGTCTAAGTGA